In the Cytobacillus pseudoceanisediminis genome, one interval contains:
- the dnaN gene encoding DNA polymerase III subunit beta, with protein MHIKINHSVLSDALKKVEKVVNAKHNIPILQGIYMEATNEELIFIGSDSNESFRFHVPVDGENVEVYEPGKTVLPKQVTETVKRFKKDITLKLDGFTLLLQSGRSKFNLNTFDPEEFPKLPDFAIEESTLFLKGTDLSNLIKKTGFAAADSEIRPILTGVCLDLSGDCMQMVCTDSHRLGKVQVRNTSDRDLKFVIPAKSLDKLNKTFDLQEDVHIYCESENQLIFRSGSLVFYCRLLEGTYPDTSRLIPQDFKAEMKINRKVFLDEIEIIRGIANNADNGQGGVIKLHVNGAATISSYTAQTGKGESVVDYESLEGEDNFTISFSGKYIVDALKAIDDEFISFKFNGEMRPFLLTPCESEYEELQLVLPVRTQ; from the coding sequence ATGCATATTAAAATTAACCATTCTGTGTTGTCTGATGCTTTAAAAAAGGTAGAGAAGGTAGTAAACGCCAAACACAATATCCCTATATTACAAGGAATCTACATGGAAGCTACTAATGAAGAACTTATTTTTATAGGTTCTGACAGTAATGAATCATTCCGCTTTCACGTACCTGTTGATGGTGAAAACGTTGAGGTATATGAGCCAGGGAAAACGGTATTGCCTAAACAAGTGACCGAAACCGTAAAAAGATTCAAGAAGGACATTACCTTAAAGCTTGATGGTTTTACTCTCCTTCTGCAATCAGGCCGGTCTAAGTTTAATTTGAATACGTTTGACCCTGAAGAGTTTCCAAAGTTACCCGACTTTGCTATTGAAGAATCTACCCTGTTCTTAAAGGGCACTGATCTTAGCAATCTAATCAAGAAAACGGGATTTGCTGCGGCTGATTCTGAAATACGCCCTATATTAACCGGTGTATGCCTAGACCTTTCTGGAGATTGTATGCAAATGGTTTGTACCGATTCTCACCGGTTGGGTAAAGTCCAGGTGAGAAACACTTCAGATAGGGATTTAAAGTTTGTTATTCCTGCGAAATCGCTTGATAAGCTGAATAAAACATTTGATTTACAGGAGGATGTCCATATCTATTGTGAATCAGAAAACCAGCTCATCTTTAGAAGTGGTTCCTTGGTGTTCTATTGTCGTTTGTTAGAAGGCACCTACCCTGATACTTCCCGTCTCATTCCGCAAGATTTTAAAGCGGAAATGAAGATTAATCGGAAAGTGTTCCTGGATGAAATTGAAATAATCCGCGGGATTGCTAATAATGCAGACAATGGACAAGGTGGAGTAATTAAACTTCATGTAAACGGAGCAGCAACTATTTCTTCTTATACCGCTCAAACAGGCAAAGGTGAATCGGTTGTAGATTATGAGTCTTTAGAAGGCGAAGATAATTTCACGATTAGCTTTTCGGGAAAATACATTGTTGATGCTTTAAAAGCCATCGATGACGAATTCATAAGTTTCAAGTTCAACGGAGAAATGAGACCTTTCTTGTTAACTCCATGTGAATCTGAGTATGAAGAGCTTCAGCTGGTCTTACCAGTTAGAACACAGTAA
- a CDS encoding acyltransferase, which translates to MPKISVDFTKGKRLFTHIVLVGAGGNGGYVIQQVAQMLNIFDVWGKMVIADYDHYEEKPS; encoded by the coding sequence ATGCCAAAAATATCTGTGGACTTTACAAAAGGAAAACGTCTTTTCACTCATATTGTGTTAGTTGGAGCGGGAGGAAATGGAGGTTATGTCATTCAGCAAGTAGCTCAAATGCTCAATATCTTTGATGTGTGGGGCAAAATGGTGATTGCTGATTATGACCATTATGAAGAAAAACCTAGCTAA
- a CDS encoding thiamine biosynthesis protein ThiF, with product MTIMKKNLANQLCLRQDLGRNKAEILAKRYRSAYQVNIETYSASYIENVETLDNLFNTDYEGCHGWSTSYVPILISCVDNNFSRRVFHEYFEKVDNLLYIDIGNEEAQVPNDFRIRSKDAWTEEELETYERSGFTGQLVCGLKINGNVISEPVASVFPDILEDQDEIAPSELSCTELAASNPQRVITNRYSALAASTVLNEIFELGTLSTHKIFYHSKKGYMRSEPITQ from the coding sequence ATGACCATTATGAAGAAAAACCTAGCTAACCAGCTTTGTTTACGCCAAGATTTAGGAAGGAACAAAGCAGAAATATTAGCTAAACGTTATCGCTCAGCTTACCAGGTAAACATTGAAACATATAGCGCTAGTTATATTGAGAATGTTGAAACCTTAGACAACTTATTTAATACAGACTATGAAGGTTGTCATGGCTGGAGTACATCATATGTACCAATCTTAATCTCTTGTGTTGATAACAATTTCTCTAGAAGGGTATTCCATGAATACTTTGAAAAAGTAGATAATCTTTTATATATCGATATTGGGAATGAGGAAGCCCAGGTTCCCAATGACTTCCGTATCCGGTCAAAAGATGCCTGGACAGAAGAAGAGTTGGAAACTTATGAACGATCAGGCTTTACGGGTCAATTGGTATGTGGCCTTAAAATTAATGGGAATGTAATTTCTGAGCCAGTTGCTTCTGTATTTCCTGATATTTTAGAAGACCAGGATGAAATTGCCCCGTCCGAACTTTCATGTACTGAACTTGCTGCTTCTAATCCGCAGAGAGTGATAACTAATCGTTACTCAGCTCTAGCAGCATCCACAGTATTGAATGAAATATTCGAATTAGGAACATTATCTACCCATAAGATATTTTATCATTCTAAGAAAGGATATATGAGAAGTGAGCCGATAACTCAATAA
- a CDS encoding tyrosine-type recombinase/integrase has product MPYGFIKHIENKGYSEETVNSYEKVINQFFAFIKDKYPENKEPFQITSSDIIKYLEYQRDIREKSISTINKELAILKTMFNYFWETDKVPLSVDPAVKIKRFVVKEKPTVHIQFHEILKVLDLVLLNDEYSPLRKVLFLLATKGLKMAEFGFTKDKVKDNANKDIVEIQLKNRTITLQGSEVAYFHEYFYSTFFNGSEYVFTTKHHGENVTGPIQVMSMQSHLRAISRDYLLKDLQL; this is encoded by the coding sequence ATGCCTTACGGATTTATTAAGCATATCGAAAATAAAGGGTATAGTGAGGAAACAGTAAATAGCTACGAAAAGGTTATAAACCAATTTTTTGCCTTTATTAAAGATAAATATCCGGAGAATAAGGAACCTTTTCAAATTACCTCTTCAGACATAATCAAATACTTAGAGTATCAACGTGATATAAGAGAAAAAAGTATCTCGACAATAAATAAAGAACTTGCCATTTTAAAGACTATGTTTAACTATTTTTGGGAAACTGACAAAGTACCTTTAAGTGTTGATCCTGCAGTCAAAATCAAGAGGTTTGTTGTAAAAGAAAAGCCAACTGTGCACATTCAATTTCACGAAATTCTAAAAGTACTTGATCTAGTTCTGCTTAATGATGAATATTCGCCGCTTAGAAAAGTATTGTTTTTATTGGCCACTAAAGGCTTAAAGATGGCTGAGTTTGGATTTACCAAGGATAAAGTTAAAGATAACGCAAATAAAGATATAGTTGAAATTCAATTGAAAAATAGAACCATTACCCTCCAGGGATCTGAAGTGGCGTACTTCCATGAGTACTTTTACTCCACTTTTTTTAATGGCAGCGAGTATGTATTTACGACAAAACATCACGGAGAGAACGTAACTGGACCTATACAGGTAATGTCCATGCAAAGTCATTTAAGAGCAATATCTCGTGATTACCTCCTGAAGGATCTCCAGCTTTAA
- a CDS encoding TraM recognition domain-containing protein: protein MLLKMYDNPNLVRVMHEKLKKTFPENVDLMEDRDERNHWAIVKQIDEWFDTNLLPKTERAGQGNVPKLVQEGEFRGQQEYYDAKAEYVQGLRNILNDIGASPLIRRVLFGKSDFSFDRHLESGGVLLVNSAKGELGGLSNVLGKLVLLSLQNAVFRRKPNISNFHHILVDEFPDYIYQPFKEFPAQSRKYKVIVTVVAQTVTQLADKYGETYMHTLLGTLRHKMVYGDIPDFDAQLFSKIFGEVERFEEGVNEQAVSPLQEKPMLRVGNSYQKKKEAILSPSDIIFQNPFQCAVKIVANNKPVPVMQIDANFVPKEEFNEAVIQVNEEAAKTWLESRKGIVLLTENQTLEEFEVLDEEEVIKELEKSDIEQAAPLLLNPGNDHPITLPIFNKKDSDPEAEIPAGVSSDNLVAVPEDLKKNTDAIEPIVPLSPANSEDIKTEPPSNSVILSSHDGEPTVNVLSKEMPQGLPKERINITHESDSNISNKEVQRPVLSQLGEKQEQLQNELLKELSEIPAKSEVAVASETGKEAKNNSKKAEILFSVFEE from the coding sequence ATGTTGTTAAAAATGTACGATAATCCTAACCTTGTTCGTGTAATGCATGAGAAACTTAAAAAGACCTTCCCAGAAAATGTGGACCTGATGGAAGATCGTGATGAGCGGAATCATTGGGCTATCGTAAAACAGATAGATGAATGGTTTGACACAAACCTTCTTCCGAAAACAGAAAGAGCAGGTCAAGGAAACGTACCAAAACTTGTCCAAGAAGGGGAGTTTCGTGGGCAGCAAGAATATTACGATGCTAAAGCGGAGTATGTACAGGGTTTAAGAAACATTCTTAACGACATAGGGGCAAGCCCGTTAATACGAAGAGTATTATTTGGGAAATCTGACTTTTCATTTGACCGCCATCTAGAATCAGGCGGTGTTTTACTAGTGAACTCGGCCAAGGGAGAACTCGGCGGTCTATCCAACGTATTAGGTAAACTCGTATTGTTGAGTCTTCAGAATGCAGTTTTCAGAAGGAAACCTAATATATCAAACTTTCATCATATTTTAGTAGATGAATTTCCAGATTACATTTATCAACCATTCAAAGAGTTTCCAGCTCAGTCACGTAAATATAAAGTTATTGTTACCGTTGTAGCACAAACTGTTACCCAGCTAGCGGATAAGTATGGAGAAACCTATATGCATACTTTGCTAGGTACCTTACGACACAAAATGGTTTACGGGGATATTCCTGATTTTGATGCTCAACTTTTCTCAAAAATATTCGGGGAGGTTGAAAGATTTGAAGAAGGAGTAAATGAACAAGCAGTCAGCCCGCTGCAAGAAAAGCCTATGTTACGGGTTGGGAATTCCTATCAGAAGAAAAAGGAGGCTATCCTATCTCCAAGCGATATCATTTTCCAGAATCCATTCCAATGTGCAGTTAAAATTGTTGCTAATAATAAGCCGGTGCCGGTTATGCAAATTGATGCAAACTTTGTTCCAAAGGAAGAATTTAATGAGGCCGTGATCCAGGTAAATGAAGAAGCTGCTAAAACATGGCTAGAGTCTAGAAAGGGCATAGTTTTGTTAACCGAGAATCAAACTCTCGAAGAATTTGAAGTGTTAGATGAAGAAGAGGTTATTAAAGAATTAGAGAAATCGGACATTGAGCAGGCAGCACCACTTCTACTAAATCCCGGTAATGATCATCCTATTACACTACCAATTTTTAATAAAAAAGACTCGGACCCAGAGGCTGAAATACCAGCTGGAGTTTCAAGTGACAATTTAGTAGCTGTTCCGGAAGATTTAAAAAAGAATACTGACGCAATAGAGCCGATTGTTCCTTTAAGTCCCGCTAATTCAGAAGATATCAAAACAGAACCACCTTCTAATAGTGTTATTCTAAGTAGCCATGATGGTGAACCCACTGTCAATGTTTTGTCCAAAGAAATGCCACAGGGTTTACCAAAGGAGCGCATAAACATAACTCATGAGTCAGACAGTAATATATCAAATAAAGAGGTGCAGCGACCAGTACTGTCTCAATTAGGAGAAAAGCAGGAACAGCTTCAAAACGAATTACTAAAAGAGTTAAGTGAAATACCCGCAAAGTCAGAGGTTGCTGTAGCTTCTGAAACAGGCAAAGAAGCAAAGAACAATTCTAAAAAGGCTGAAATTCTATTCAGTGTATTCGAGGAATAA
- a CDS encoding S1 RNA-binding domain-containing protein gives MEELTTKSWKSEEQLDDLARYKRNKEIVKGVVTSVGVIKARVLDADSQEYVNKETEIAYLMLENGVTAYCPAHEFSSHEFRSLNGFAGTMQEFLIDHLDLEQEILLVSIKKADEIKRAKFLSQLEVLEETDQLHEFVFDGTITGFDRRTRRIFVRVNGVDCTMYPDDYSWERGRRIEEQIHRGENIKVKIIRFNKERNTIRVSRRHTMEDPYEKLESLQSRNAIAGKVSGVDAVHGIFIQLDVGLEVKGVKPNYLEEPVVGDVVSCAIRSIDKENRRAKVVITGYPRGKKKRRDVGAFLFE, from the coding sequence ATGGAAGAACTCACAACAAAATCTTGGAAATCTGAAGAGCAGCTAGATGATCTTGCAAGATATAAAAGAAATAAAGAGATTGTTAAAGGGGTTGTTACCTCTGTAGGAGTAATTAAAGCAAGGGTCCTGGACGCTGACTCTCAAGAGTATGTAAATAAAGAGACTGAAATTGCTTATCTAATGCTTGAAAACGGGGTAACAGCTTATTGCCCGGCACATGAATTCTCATCACATGAGTTCCGCAGCCTAAATGGATTTGCAGGTACGATGCAGGAGTTCCTCATCGACCATCTGGATTTAGAACAAGAAATTTTACTTGTCAGCATAAAAAAGGCAGATGAAATTAAACGGGCAAAATTTTTAAGCCAGCTTGAGGTTTTAGAAGAAACTGATCAATTGCATGAATTTGTGTTTGATGGAACGATAACTGGTTTTGATAGAAGAACTAGAAGAATTTTCGTTCGTGTAAATGGTGTTGATTGCACTATGTACCCAGACGATTACAGCTGGGAGCGGGGAAGACGTATTGAAGAACAAATTCACCGCGGAGAAAATATCAAAGTAAAGATTATCAGATTTAACAAAGAGCGCAATACCATACGTGTCAGCCGTCGTCATACAATGGAAGATCCGTATGAAAAACTAGAATCGTTACAATCCAGAAATGCAATCGCTGGTAAAGTTTCAGGTGTAGATGCTGTTCACGGCATCTTCATTCAACTGGATGTTGGATTAGAAGTAAAAGGCGTTAAACCAAATTATCTGGAGGAGCCAGTGGTCGGAGATGTGGTAAGCTGCGCCATTCGAAGCATCGATAAAGAAAATCGGAGAGCCAAAGTTGTCATTACTGGATATCCAAGGGGTAAAAAGAAACGCAGGGACGTTGGAGCGTTCTTGTTTGAATAA
- a CDS encoding HD-GYP domain-containing protein, which yields MIFKEEEKINEELLEETHTLVTALFHHCLDTYMHSFRVGDELYAFSNFLGFSNAQDIFVLGLLHDIGKLKVPYSLLNKTTPLTKSEFAEIKNHADYGKKILYKLDAFPPDYAMCIKYHHENFDGSGYFGIAGKEIPLLARMIRVIDSYDTMLNGRIYQHTKCHDVVVDELLSNKGILYDPDIVDRFIQFLSKRFTLQAARI from the coding sequence TTGATTTTTAAGGAGGAGGAGAAAATTAACGAGGAGCTTTTAGAAGAAACTCACACTCTTGTTACAGCCTTATTTCATCACTGTCTCGATACGTATATGCACTCATTCAGGGTAGGGGATGAATTATATGCTTTCTCCAACTTCTTAGGATTTAGTAATGCTCAAGACATTTTTGTGCTGGGGCTTCTTCATGACATTGGTAAGCTTAAAGTCCCTTACTCCTTGCTGAATAAAACTACACCTTTGACTAAAAGTGAATTTGCAGAGATCAAGAACCATGCCGACTACGGTAAAAAAATACTTTATAAGCTTGATGCCTTTCCTCCAGATTATGCAATGTGTATTAAATATCATCATGAAAACTTTGATGGCAGCGGGTATTTTGGAATTGCGGGCAAAGAGATTCCACTTCTTGCTCGGATGATAAGAGTCATAGACAGTTACGATACTATGCTGAATGGCAGAATTTATCAGCATACCAAATGTCACGATGTAGTAGTTGACGAATTGTTATCTAATAAGGGGATACTATACGATCCAGATATAGTTGATCGATTTATACAATTTCTTTCTAAGCGATTTACACTGCAAGCTGCTCGAATATAA
- a CDS encoding ParA family protein, with the protein MNLLVISKNSIYKEQFEKHEEITTVLIMDEATKTNVEINAILLDGESFDLDSLQQVRDLFPESLVFYKPLGVNSDIIMRNITRLCAAYKVKVLSEYSTVDQVVDEIINQITNKDDYLSKRLVSFFGTHSGAGVSTTTLNLARSLSNKIEEKVLVLSLNSWDPSDYFYHYNGHYLNDLKVDLKTQNLTPARLSEAVSHQNGFYHLAGNRDIKMQRFYQPNEIEHLIKVAQQLFDVILIDAGTHFDTAPTVQSYISSNLRFLVTNQEEKGYRGYFPYVFQQLIEPTGGASDDFMLIINRFQPANTLINEKALEEELGMTKVATLPDMGDLGAMAAYQKRLLYDVSDSYYTKNLDLLSNLIISECRLNEKEQLIEERNEKKRFFSFLK; encoded by the coding sequence ATGAATTTATTAGTGATATCAAAAAACTCTATCTATAAAGAACAGTTTGAAAAACATGAGGAAATCACGACAGTACTTATAATGGACGAAGCAACAAAAACAAATGTTGAAATCAATGCCATTTTATTAGATGGTGAGAGTTTTGATTTAGATAGTTTACAACAAGTTAGAGATCTTTTTCCGGAGAGTTTAGTCTTTTATAAACCACTTGGAGTAAACAGCGATATTATCATGCGAAATATTACCCGCTTATGTGCTGCCTATAAGGTCAAGGTCTTAAGCGAATATTCAACAGTGGATCAAGTTGTAGATGAAATTATTAATCAGATTACAAACAAAGATGATTACCTTTCAAAAAGACTTGTCAGTTTTTTCGGTACCCATAGCGGGGCGGGTGTTTCAACTACCACCCTAAATCTTGCCCGGTCACTCTCGAATAAGATAGAAGAGAAAGTCCTGGTCCTAAGTTTAAACAGTTGGGATCCATCTGATTATTTTTATCACTATAACGGACATTATTTAAATGACTTAAAAGTTGACCTGAAGACCCAAAACTTAACACCAGCAAGGCTTTCAGAAGCGGTTTCACATCAAAATGGGTTTTATCACCTTGCAGGAAACCGGGATATTAAGATGCAACGGTTTTACCAACCAAATGAAATTGAACATCTTATTAAAGTCGCTCAGCAACTATTCGATGTGATTTTAATCGATGCCGGTACTCATTTTGATACCGCTCCAACGGTTCAATCCTATATATCTAGCAATTTACGCTTTTTGGTAACAAACCAAGAAGAAAAAGGTTATAGAGGTTACTTCCCTTACGTTTTCCAACAACTTATTGAGCCTACAGGTGGTGCGTCAGACGATTTTATGTTGATTATTAATCGTTTTCAACCGGCCAACACGCTAATTAATGAAAAGGCATTAGAAGAAGAGCTCGGAATGACCAAGGTAGCCACACTGCCTGATATGGGGGACCTAGGAGCGATGGCCGCATATCAAAAGAGGCTCCTATATGATGTATCGGATTCTTATTATACAAAAAACTTAGACCTGCTATCGAATTTAATTATTTCTGAATGTAGGCTAAACGAAAAAGAGCAGCTTATAGAAGAACGGAATGAGAAAAAGAGATTCTTTTCTTTCTTGAAATAG
- a CDS encoding ATPase, T2SS/T4P/T4SS family, with protein MNYITTFARKRSFKDICQKVREQLNDIIVDGSVSESNREKGKDLDEVHYNENIWLERQHKAVIGDAQAMSYFITKINEVLQTENITTNEYPRFYDSLAEAIFHEVWGVSILHKWDKLPNSEAAVIRGKELWLDIDGQFKKQIEEFENVEAVERIKRAFTMRVKDAVINEQTPELEIEREDGSRITMIQKPRGKENYIMFRRFVVKNMSLEEQANLGTILVDDIPLFRALSRVMANTIFAGRVRSAKSTFMKSMLRERDSSYVAAVMEKHFELDLSKQFKDRLIFEIQAKEGDLHHAVPRLLRMEHDYIIVGEIRSLETEGYLQACERGERGAFSTYHLTSVENVAPQITRHILDEFPNRNFENELERVARNIDIIVTMSADRDRRRKRVIGVTEIIWDEDKRAHRTQDLVRYSPVTDKYYYSSNITKDLLTLMAAESLKDTKILIKHLKDKERQSPMKDYLKIKDQIIDTLLGENLDG; from the coding sequence GTGAATTACATTACAACCTTTGCGAGAAAGAGGTCCTTTAAGGATATCTGCCAAAAGGTCCGGGAGCAACTTAATGACATTATTGTAGATGGATCCGTTTCAGAATCTAACAGAGAAAAAGGAAAAGACCTCGATGAAGTACACTACAATGAAAATATTTGGTTGGAACGGCAGCATAAAGCAGTAATTGGTGATGCACAAGCAATGTCTTACTTTATTACGAAGATCAATGAGGTTTTACAAACAGAGAATATCACCACTAATGAGTATCCTCGCTTTTATGATTCCCTTGCTGAAGCTATCTTTCATGAAGTATGGGGAGTCAGTATCCTTCACAAATGGGACAAGCTTCCGAATAGTGAAGCGGCCGTCATACGTGGAAAAGAACTTTGGCTTGATATTGATGGTCAATTTAAAAAACAAATAGAGGAATTTGAAAATGTAGAGGCTGTTGAACGAATAAAAAGGGCTTTTACTATGAGGGTCAAAGATGCGGTTATTAATGAACAAACACCGGAACTTGAAATAGAAAGAGAAGACGGAAGCCGTATCACTATGATCCAAAAACCAAGAGGGAAAGAAAATTACATCATGTTCCGCCGCTTTGTTGTAAAAAATATGAGCCTTGAGGAACAAGCTAATTTAGGAACTATTCTTGTTGATGATATTCCCTTGTTTCGTGCATTATCCAGGGTAATGGCTAACACCATTTTTGCCGGCCGTGTCCGGTCCGCTAAGTCGACTTTTATGAAATCTATGTTGAGAGAACGGGATTCCAGCTATGTTGCTGCTGTTATGGAGAAGCACTTTGAGTTGGATTTATCCAAACAATTTAAAGACCGGCTTATCTTTGAAATACAAGCCAAAGAAGGCGATCTCCATCATGCTGTCCCAAGACTGCTAAGAATGGAGCACGACTATATCATAGTTGGAGAAATACGAAGTCTTGAAACTGAAGGCTATCTCCAAGCTTGTGAACGTGGGGAAAGGGGAGCATTTTCAACCTATCACCTTACATCTGTAGAAAATGTGGCACCGCAGATTACCCGACATATCTTAGACGAGTTTCCTAATCGGAACTTTGAAAATGAATTGGAACGAGTAGCGCGTAATATTGACATTATTGTAACCATGAGCGCGGATCGAGATAGGAGAAGAAAGCGAGTTATTGGAGTCACCGAAATCATATGGGATGAAGATAAAAGGGCTCACCGAACACAAGATTTAGTCAGGTACAGTCCAGTAACAGATAAATATTACTATTCTTCTAATATCACAAAAGATTTATTAACTCTTATGGCAGCTGAAAGTCTAAAAGATACAAAAATTCTCATTAAGCATTTAAAAGATAAAGAAAGACAATCACCAATGAAGGATTACTTAAAAATAAAGGATCAAATTATCGATACCCTTTTGGGAGAGAATCTAGATGGATAG